A window of Primulina tabacum isolate GXHZ01 chromosome 4, ASM2559414v2, whole genome shotgun sequence contains these coding sequences:
- the LOC142543435 gene encoding proteasome subunit beta type-2-A-like gives MESVFGLVGKDFAIVAADTSAVHSILVHKTNEDKIMVLDSHKLMGASGETGDRVQFTEYIQKNVALYQFRNGIPLTTAAAANFTRGELATALRKNPYMVNIILGGYDKDVGPSLYFLDYIASLHKVDKAAFGYGSYFALAMMDRHHRQDMTVEEAIELVDKCILEIRTRLVVAPPNFVIKIVDKDGARIHAWRESIKDSHVPAA, from the exons ATGGAGTCAGTATTTGGATTGGTGGGTAAAGATTTCGCGATAGTGGCGGCCGACACATCCGCCGTTCACAGTATCCTTGTGCACAAGACGAACGAGGACAAGATCATGGTATTAGATTCTCACAAGCTCATGGGAGCATCTGGAGAAACTGGAGACCG GGTCCAGTTCACAGAGTACATACAGAAGAATGTGGCGTTGTACCAATTTCGCAACGGAATTCCCCTCACAACTGCAGCTGCCGCAAACTTCACCAGAGGCGAGCTTGCCACAGCCTtgagaaag AATCCATACATGGTGAATATCATACTAGGCGGTTACGACAAGGACGTAGGCCCATCTCTATATTTCCTTGATTACATCGCATCACTTCACAAGGTTGATAAAGCTGCATTTGGTTATGGATCCTACTTTGCTCTCGCCATGATGGATAGGCACCACCGTCAAGACATGACAGTCGAAGAAGCTATTGAGTTGGTGGATAAGTGCATATTAGAAATTCGTACAAGGTTGGTCGTTGCTCCACCAAACTTCGTAATCAAAATCGTCGACAAAGATGGGGCTAGGATACATGCTTGGCGTGAGTCGATCAAGGATTCCCATGTTCCTGCAGCTTGA